From the Equus quagga isolate Etosha38 chromosome 16, UCLA_HA_Equagga_1.0, whole genome shotgun sequence genome, one window contains:
- the CRH gene encoding corticoliberin, whose product MRLPLLVSVGVLLVALLPCPPCRALLTRGPIPGARQALQHPQPLDFFQPPPQPQQPQQPQARPVLLRMGEEYFLRLGNLNKSPAAPLSPASSPLAGGSGIRLSPDEAAANFFRALLQQLPLPRRPLDSPAGPAEPGAENALGGRQEAPERERRSEEPPISLDLTFHLLREVLEMARAEQLAQQAHSNRKLMEIIGK is encoded by the coding sequence ATGCGGCTGCCGCTGCTTGTGTCCGTGGGCGTCCTGCTGGTGGCTCTGCTGCCCTGCCCGCCATGCAGGGCCCTCCTCACCCGGGGGCCCATCCCGGGCGCCCGGCAAGCCCTGcagcacccccagcccctggatttCTTTCAGCCGCCGCCGCAGCctcagcagccccagcagccGCAGGCTCGGCCCGTCCTACTCCGCATGGGGGAGGAATACTTCCTCCGCCTGGGTAACCTCAACAAGAGCCCCGCTGCTCCCCTCTCGCCCGCCTCCTCTCCTCTCGCTGGCGGCAGCGGCATCCGCCTTTCGCCGGACGAGGCTGCCGCCAACTTTTTCCGCGCGTTGCTCCAGCAGCTGCCGCTGCCCCGGCGCCCGCTCGACAGCCCAGCGGGTCCCGCGGAGCCCGGCGCCGAGAATGCCCTCGGCGGCCGCCAGGAGGCACCGGAGAGGGAGAGGCGATCCGAGGAACCTCCCATTTCGCTGGATCTCACCTTCCACCTCCTCCGAGAAGTCTTGGAAATGGCCAGGGCCGAGCAGTTAGCGCAGCAAGCTCACAGCAACAGGAAACTGATGGAGATTATTGGGAAATGA